In Mycetocola zhujimingii, one DNA window encodes the following:
- a CDS encoding alpha/beta family hydrolase translates to MIIDVPTSLGSGRLTVSEAAQPRAVVWLGHGAGGGIGALDLTALADHLPEHGFTVARYEQPWRVAGKKLAPRPATLDIAWRETANAVAELADGLPLVVGGRSAGARVACRTADDLGAAAVMCLAFPLHPPGKPEKTRLDELLLPSAPTVVLQGDRDTFGTASDVEREIGSRDSIRVVPIPGADHSMKVLASSPLKAQDVAALVTASVADFLEGVLA, encoded by the coding sequence ATGATCATCGACGTCCCCACCTCGCTCGGTTCGGGCAGACTGACGGTCAGTGAGGCAGCGCAGCCTCGAGCCGTTGTCTGGCTGGGTCACGGAGCCGGCGGCGGAATCGGAGCCCTCGATCTCACCGCGTTGGCCGACCACCTGCCTGAGCACGGCTTCACCGTCGCGCGCTACGAGCAGCCATGGCGTGTTGCCGGAAAGAAACTCGCCCCGCGCCCGGCGACGCTCGATATCGCGTGGAGGGAGACCGCCAACGCCGTCGCCGAGCTTGCCGACGGGCTTCCGCTGGTGGTTGGCGGGCGAAGCGCCGGAGCGCGCGTGGCCTGCCGGACCGCCGACGACCTGGGCGCCGCTGCGGTCATGTGCCTGGCCTTCCCGTTGCATCCGCCGGGAAAGCCGGAGAAAACGCGACTGGACGAGCTGCTGCTGCCGTCGGCCCCGACAGTGGTGCTGCAGGGCGACCGCGACACGTTCGGTACGGCGAGCGACGTGGAGCGTGAGATCGGTAGCCGCGACTCGATTCGGGTCGTGCCGATTCCCGGCGCAGACCACAGCATGAAAGTTCTCGCCTCGTCGCCGCTGAAGGCGCAGGATGTTGCCGCGTTGGTGACGGCATCCGTTGCTGACTTTCTCGAGGGAGTACTCGCATGA
- a CDS encoding HhH-GPD-type base excision DNA repair protein, producing MTGTLTITGDANADALLSNDPLALLIGMLLDQQVPMESAFAGPLKISERLGSFDAASIAGADPDAFSELFKTPPAVHRYPASMATRVQALCQAIIDDWDGDASSIWTKDSPTGAEVYRRLKALPGFGDQKARIFVALLGKQYGFDGEGWREAAGAYGEDGSTRSVADIVDADSLTKVRETKRLAKAAAKRK from the coding sequence ATGACCGGCACTCTCACCATCACCGGCGACGCCAACGCCGACGCCCTCCTCTCGAACGACCCGCTCGCGCTCCTGATCGGGATGCTTCTCGACCAGCAGGTCCCCATGGAGAGCGCTTTCGCCGGACCCCTCAAGATCAGCGAGCGACTCGGCTCCTTCGACGCGGCATCCATTGCCGGTGCCGACCCGGATGCCTTCAGCGAGCTGTTCAAGACGCCTCCCGCCGTCCACCGCTATCCCGCCAGCATGGCCACCCGGGTTCAGGCGCTGTGCCAGGCCATCATCGACGACTGGGATGGTGACGCGTCATCAATCTGGACAAAAGACTCTCCGACCGGTGCCGAGGTCTACCGGCGGCTCAAAGCATTGCCAGGATTCGGCGACCAGAAGGCACGGATCTTCGTCGCCCTCCTCGGCAAGCAATATGGGTTCGACGGCGAGGGGTGGCGCGAGGCCGCCGGTGCATATGGCGAGGATGGCAGCACCCGGTCGGTGGCAGACATCGTGGATGCCGACTCGCTCACGAAGGTCCGCGAAACGAAACGCCTGGCGAAGGCCGCGGCGAAGCGGAAATAG
- a CDS encoding HNH endonuclease signature motif containing protein produces MSDFPPASVPEGESALTGLLTHLGQVVDVLDLDHLDRLTGEQLLTQLGQVAGVVRAGEAVLAAFSAEVADRSDPARGNEGLAVKHNYQRPSHLIEVITGVSSAAASRLIRVGQRTCRRVSDAGFPLPPLFPVVGEAFRQGLIGVETAEAITRELSLAAPRAEVEHLTIAERTLVSEAVGAGWRDGLPMSADLVGIQARQWRDRLDEDGIEPRTDKAFQKRDFWIARAAKDGLVKFGGQVTVDVGAKLHALLDAVLSPKTADRYETTDPAGADGEITEGSEAADEPIRARRTAGQQRADVFASMIDALARSADAPSVTGAAPTVVVTVNADVIDSKSGTGQIVGVNAPVAASTITQILCDASIIPVFIDPDGTVVALGNDQRGFNRTQRMGMIARDGPTCAMPDCQIPATGCEAHHIVPHSEGGPTHIDNGVLFCWFHHRMVDTGVFTVTMVNGKPKVTIAEWIRRKPYFQ; encoded by the coding sequence GTGAGCGACTTTCCGCCGGCATCGGTGCCGGAGGGTGAGAGTGCGCTCACAGGGCTGCTCACGCACCTGGGCCAGGTGGTCGATGTTCTCGACCTGGATCATCTCGATCGGTTGACCGGCGAACAGTTGCTGACACAGCTGGGTCAGGTTGCCGGGGTGGTGCGAGCCGGCGAGGCGGTCCTCGCGGCGTTCAGCGCCGAGGTCGCCGACCGGTCAGACCCGGCCCGCGGGAACGAGGGGTTGGCGGTGAAGCATAACTACCAGCGTCCGTCGCACCTGATCGAGGTAATCACGGGAGTGTCCTCTGCTGCAGCGTCGCGGTTGATCCGGGTGGGGCAGCGGACCTGTCGCCGCGTCAGCGATGCCGGGTTCCCGTTGCCACCGTTGTTCCCGGTAGTCGGGGAGGCGTTCCGGCAGGGTTTGATCGGGGTGGAAACCGCCGAGGCGATCACGCGTGAACTGTCGTTGGCCGCACCCCGCGCAGAAGTCGAGCACCTGACTATCGCGGAGCGCACCCTGGTCAGCGAGGCGGTCGGTGCGGGCTGGCGTGACGGATTACCCATGTCGGCCGATCTGGTCGGTATTCAGGCTCGGCAGTGGCGTGACCGGTTGGACGAAGACGGGATCGAACCCCGCACCGACAAAGCATTCCAGAAACGGGACTTTTGGATCGCCCGTGCCGCGAAGGACGGGTTGGTGAAGTTCGGAGGCCAGGTCACCGTCGACGTCGGAGCGAAACTCCACGCGCTATTGGATGCGGTGCTGAGTCCCAAGACCGCGGACCGATACGAGACGACCGACCCCGCCGGAGCGGACGGTGAGATTACCGAGGGCAGTGAGGCGGCGGATGAACCCATCCGGGCCCGGCGTACGGCGGGACAGCAGCGTGCTGACGTGTTCGCGTCGATGATCGACGCCCTCGCCCGCTCCGCCGACGCACCATCGGTCACCGGCGCCGCACCCACCGTCGTGGTCACCGTCAACGCGGACGTCATCGACTCGAAGTCCGGTACCGGGCAAATCGTGGGAGTGAACGCACCGGTCGCGGCGTCGACGATCACGCAGATTCTCTGCGACGCGAGCATCATCCCGGTATTCATCGACCCCGACGGCACCGTCGTCGCCCTCGGAAACGACCAGCGCGGGTTCAACCGGACGCAACGAATGGGCATGATCGCCCGCGACGGACCCACCTGTGCCATGCCGGACTGTCAGATCCCGGCGACCGGCTGCGAAGCGCACCACATCGTTCCGCACTCCGAGGGCGGGCCGACCCATATCGATAATGGTGTGTTGTTCTGCTGGTTCCACCACCGGATGGTCGATACCGGAGTGTTCACGGTCACGATGGTCAACGGCAAACCCAAGGTCACCATCGCCGAATGGATCCGCCGCAAACCATACTTCCAGTAG
- a CDS encoding MarR family winged helix-turn-helix transcriptional regulator has protein sequence MSDHPDHVDNIQAEWRRSRPDLDVSPLGVIGRLHRLGSFLTDELVGVYRRHGLGEGDFDVLATLRRAGEPFERTPGELSASTMVTTGAMTKRIDRLADAGLVTRRKSDVDGRGRVVALTDKGRRLIDEAFTDHVANEHRLLESLTKQEQDLLRGVLAKWLREFESGDSSGS, from the coding sequence ATGAGCGATCACCCGGACCACGTCGACAACATTCAGGCGGAATGGCGACGGTCGCGTCCGGATCTTGACGTGTCGCCGCTGGGAGTGATTGGGCGACTGCACAGGCTCGGCAGCTTTCTCACGGATGAACTCGTTGGGGTCTATCGCAGGCACGGTTTGGGTGAAGGCGACTTCGATGTGTTGGCTACCTTGCGACGGGCGGGTGAGCCGTTCGAGCGGACGCCGGGGGAGTTGTCTGCGTCGACGATGGTTACGACCGGGGCGATGACCAAGCGAATTGATCGGCTGGCGGATGCTGGGCTCGTGACCAGGCGCAAGAGTGACGTGGATGGGCGAGGTCGAGTTGTGGCGCTCACCGATAAAGGTCGGCGGCTCATCGACGAGGCGTTCACGGATCACGTGGCGAATGAGCATCGCCTGCTCGAGTCGCTGACGAAGCAGGAGCAGGACCTGTTGCGGGGTGTGTTGGCGAAGTGGTTGCGTGAATTCGAGTCGGGGGATTCGAGCGGCAGCTGA
- a CDS encoding EamA family transporter, protein MEGNLRWVLIAAIAPVAWGSTYVVTQHLLPAESPLFGAVLRAFPAGILLLLLTRTLPTGLWWWKSLVLGTLNIGAFFALIYAAAQLLPSGIASTLMATSPAVMMLLAWPMLSERPRALALLGASIGIGGVFLMLGTGEASPDAAGILASVSAMVLSSVGFILTKKWSAGVNILSLTAWQLIAGGLVILPLAVIVEGGPPQLDPPAILGFLYLTLVATALAYVAWFSGLRHLSAGTVGLIGLLNPVTGVLLGASLGAEVFALPQLIGIVLVFAGIVIGQPAAARLFATMRRTRRRPR, encoded by the coding sequence ATGGAAGGTAATCTGAGGTGGGTTCTCATCGCAGCGATTGCGCCTGTGGCGTGGGGCTCAACCTACGTCGTCACGCAGCACCTGCTGCCCGCCGAATCGCCACTGTTCGGCGCCGTCCTTCGTGCTTTTCCCGCCGGCATCCTCCTGCTTCTTCTCACTCGCACCCTGCCCACAGGGTTGTGGTGGTGGAAATCGCTCGTTCTTGGCACCCTTAACATCGGCGCGTTTTTCGCGCTGATCTACGCGGCCGCGCAGCTGCTGCCGTCAGGGATCGCGTCGACGCTGATGGCGACATCCCCCGCCGTCATGATGCTGCTCGCCTGGCCGATGCTGTCCGAACGCCCACGCGCACTCGCGCTCCTCGGCGCCAGCATAGGAATCGGTGGCGTTTTCCTCATGCTGGGCACGGGTGAGGCCTCCCCCGATGCCGCAGGCATCCTCGCCTCTGTGTCCGCGATGGTGCTGTCATCGGTCGGCTTCATCCTCACCAAGAAGTGGAGCGCAGGCGTCAACATCCTGTCGCTCACGGCCTGGCAGCTCATCGCTGGCGGTCTCGTGATCCTCCCGCTCGCCGTCATCGTCGAGGGCGGCCCTCCGCAGCTCGATCCGCCGGCGATCCTCGGCTTTCTCTACCTCACCCTTGTCGCCACGGCACTCGCTTACGTAGCGTGGTTCAGCGGCCTTCGCCACCTCAGCGCCGGAACCGTCGGTCTGATCGGACTGCTCAACCCCGTCACCGGAGTGCTGCTCGGCGCATCACTCGGCGCCGAAGTCTTCGCGCTGCCGCAGCTGATCGGCATCGTCCTCGTCTTCGCCGGCATCGTCATCGGCCAACCCGCCGCAGCACGGCTATTCGCGACGATGCGACGCACCCGCCGCCGACCTCGATGA
- a CDS encoding GIY-YIG nuclease family protein, which translates to MNLCAHHLLVAYDWVARDVGVTDTLESPCLACGSRLGVRYPSGWLCAVCEWKVGEIPDSDVVRARVDVVYYLRFGDRIKIGTSSNPRGRLANIVHDELLAFEPGGRQLEQARHAQFASHRLHRSEWFSVHEALLRHIRIVNTGVDDPWQTYKRWVSEQVALHG; encoded by the coding sequence GTGAATCTCTGCGCGCATCACCTTCTCGTGGCGTACGACTGGGTCGCTCGCGACGTGGGAGTGACCGACACTCTGGAGTCACCGTGCCTCGCGTGCGGCTCGCGGCTGGGCGTCCGTTATCCCTCCGGCTGGCTCTGCGCTGTCTGCGAGTGGAAGGTCGGAGAGATCCCTGACTCGGATGTCGTGAGGGCACGGGTGGACGTTGTCTACTACCTGCGTTTCGGTGACCGCATCAAGATCGGCACCTCGTCGAACCCGCGGGGTCGGCTGGCGAACATCGTTCACGACGAACTGCTCGCGTTCGAGCCGGGTGGTCGCCAGCTCGAGCAGGCGAGGCACGCGCAGTTCGCGAGCCATCGGTTGCACCGTAGTGAGTGGTTCAGTGTGCACGAGGCGTTGCTGCGTCACATCCGTATCGTCAATACCGGGGTCGACGATCCCTGGCAGACCTACAAGCGCTGGGTGAGCGAGCAGGTCGCGCTGCACGGGTAG
- a CDS encoding ABC-F family ATP-binding cassette domain-containing protein, with translation MSLIRLNDVTVRFDQMQVLREAFFRLEAGDRVGLIGRNGSGKSTLIKLVLGQVSADAGTVAVEDGIRFGYFSQFSELDGSATITEVLNDVFANIRAVEAELASIDAAIAADPTADLDPLISRQGELFEEMDRLDGWDYTRRIDEALTRLGFEDAHRVCPIDSLSGGWRNRAALAKLILERPDVLLLDEPTNFLDVAGVEWLEAWFRDFKGAAIIVSHDRKFLDSVVTRIVELENFHLHEYPGNFAEYVVQKQFRLKTLEAQFVHESELLAFEAEGIADRREAAKAASRGLDKKLSGIKKSRAPRPVDQIITEIYGGLHVKDVLCRVTGLSKSYGDKVLFSDLTFELRRGNRVVVHGSNGSGKSTLLRVLTGEEKADSGEAVWAKGAGVVSYNQMLADLDDDDTITHAVNATPGSLAFAATRKSVGRFLAMFQFSEADLKQRIGNLSGGQRARVAMAQCLLSGASVLILDEPTNHLDMASTQVMERALVHFPGAVIVVSHDRFFSDKVANRKIMFGSEGAEAGELEVRAA, from the coding sequence ATGAGCCTCATTCGACTGAACGACGTCACGGTCCGCTTTGACCAGATGCAGGTGCTGCGCGAGGCGTTCTTCCGTCTTGAAGCCGGTGATCGCGTCGGCCTGATCGGCCGCAACGGTTCGGGAAAATCGACCCTGATCAAGCTGGTGCTCGGTCAGGTGTCAGCGGATGCCGGAACGGTCGCTGTCGAAGACGGCATCCGTTTTGGATATTTCTCGCAGTTCTCCGAACTCGACGGAAGCGCGACGATCACCGAGGTGCTCAACGATGTCTTCGCCAACATTCGCGCGGTGGAAGCCGAGCTTGCGTCGATCGATGCGGCGATCGCAGCCGATCCCACCGCTGACCTGGATCCGCTGATCTCACGCCAGGGTGAACTATTCGAGGAGATGGACCGCCTCGACGGGTGGGATTACACCCGGCGAATCGACGAGGCACTGACCCGGCTCGGATTCGAGGACGCACACCGGGTGTGCCCGATCGACAGCCTCTCCGGCGGATGGCGCAACCGCGCGGCGCTCGCCAAGCTCATTCTCGAGCGGCCCGACGTGCTGCTTCTCGACGAACCGACCAACTTCCTCGACGTTGCCGGAGTGGAGTGGCTCGAGGCGTGGTTCCGAGACTTCAAGGGCGCCGCGATCATCGTGTCGCACGACCGCAAATTCCTTGACTCGGTTGTCACCCGGATCGTCGAGCTCGAGAACTTCCACCTGCACGAGTACCCGGGCAACTTCGCCGAGTACGTGGTGCAGAAGCAGTTCCGGTTGAAGACCCTCGAGGCGCAGTTCGTGCACGAATCCGAGTTGCTTGCGTTCGAAGCCGAGGGCATCGCCGATCGACGCGAGGCCGCGAAGGCAGCGAGCAGGGGCCTCGACAAAAAGCTCTCAGGGATCAAGAAATCCCGTGCGCCGCGGCCAGTCGACCAGATCATCACCGAGATCTACGGTGGGCTGCACGTGAAAGACGTACTGTGCCGCGTAACCGGGCTCTCGAAGTCTTACGGCGACAAGGTCCTCTTCAGCGATCTCACGTTCGAGTTGAGGCGCGGCAACCGGGTGGTCGTCCACGGCTCGAACGGTAGCGGCAAGTCGACGCTTCTGCGCGTGCTCACCGGTGAAGAAAAGGCCGATTCGGGTGAGGCTGTGTGGGCGAAGGGCGCCGGTGTTGTCTCCTACAACCAGATGCTCGCCGATCTCGACGATGATGACACGATTACCCACGCTGTCAATGCCACTCCGGGGAGTCTCGCGTTCGCCGCGACCCGGAAGTCGGTGGGTCGTTTTCTCGCGATGTTCCAGTTCTCCGAGGCCGATCTCAAGCAGCGCATCGGAAACCTCTCCGGTGGCCAGCGGGCTCGCGTGGCGATGGCGCAGTGCCTGTTGTCCGGTGCGTCGGTGCTGATTCTCGACGAGCCGACAAACCACCTCGACATGGCAAGCACACAGGTCATGGAACGTGCCCTCGTGCACTTCCCGGGTGCGGTCATCGTCGTCAGCCACGACCGTTTCTTCAGCGACAAGGTCGCCAACCGCAAGATCATGTTCGGCAGTGAGGGTGCCGAGGCGGGCGAGCTTGAGGTCCGCGCGGCGTAG
- a CDS encoding DMT family transporter: protein MLWVVLILSGVLEAVWATALGKSEGFTKLWPTVIFGAALALSMAGLAWSMRGIPIGTAYAVWVGIGAALTVAWSMITGDTSISWIKIALLVGLIGCVVGLKLVDDTH from the coding sequence ATGTTGTGGGTAGTACTCATCCTGTCCGGTGTCCTCGAAGCCGTCTGGGCAACCGCCCTCGGCAAGTCGGAGGGCTTCACGAAGCTCTGGCCGACCGTCATCTTTGGTGCGGCTCTCGCGCTCAGCATGGCGGGACTCGCCTGGTCGATGCGCGGCATCCCCATCGGTACCGCGTACGCGGTCTGGGTGGGTATCGGCGCGGCGCTCACCGTGGCCTGGTCGATGATCACCGGCGACACCAGCATCTCGTGGATCAAGATCGCGCTGCTGGTCGGACTTATCGGCTGTGTCGTCGGTCTCAAGCTGGTGGACGACACACATTAG
- a CDS encoding GNAT family N-acetyltransferase gives MATMLGPKNPSSSVCWCLSWRLPSAENRTLLGADRADKVRELCARDHAPGVLAYLGDDVVGWAGIAPRTELHPIEHSRRIPHVDELPVWSLWCMRVRPGYRKRGITAALIEGAVDYAHDQGAPAVEGYPVDNRGERVDQTMAFVGTRAMFERAGFSWVADTRSVSGGIPRIVMRRMLR, from the coding sequence ATGGCGACGATGCTCGGTCCGAAGAATCCCTCGTCGTCCGTGTGCTGGTGCCTCTCCTGGCGATTGCCGTCCGCTGAGAACCGCACGCTGCTCGGCGCCGATCGAGCCGACAAAGTCCGCGAACTCTGCGCTCGCGATCACGCACCCGGTGTGCTTGCCTACCTTGGCGACGACGTCGTCGGATGGGCAGGCATCGCCCCACGGACCGAGCTGCATCCGATCGAACACTCCCGCAGGATTCCCCACGTCGACGAGTTGCCCGTGTGGTCGCTCTGGTGCATGCGGGTGCGCCCCGGCTACCGAAAGAGAGGCATCACCGCCGCCCTCATCGAGGGTGCCGTCGACTATGCCCACGATCAGGGCGCGCCAGCTGTCGAGGGGTATCCGGTCGACAACCGCGGCGAGCGCGTCGATCAGACCATGGCGTTCGTGGGCACCAGGGCCATGTTCGAACGGGCGGGGTTTTCCTGGGTCGCTGACACCCGGTCCGTCTCGGGCGGAATCCCCCGGATCGTCATGCGACGGATGCTTCGCTGA
- a CDS encoding CarD family transcriptional regulator has product MQFSEGQIVVYPHHGPATITSIFSRTVKGNEIQYLKLEVHDSKLSVSVPVASAEQVGIRAVLSPDETKALFDVLRAPTTDEEDKWSRRMKDNQEKLKAGDILTIAGVVRDLTRRSDDRGLSLAERELLRHAQGPLVTEIALSLEIGVEEAEAALHKALAPDSAAEPSTPGATDEATALA; this is encoded by the coding sequence ATGCAGTTTTCTGAAGGCCAGATCGTCGTCTACCCGCACCACGGTCCCGCCACAATCACCTCGATATTCTCCAGGACCGTCAAGGGCAACGAGATTCAATACCTCAAGCTCGAGGTCCACGACTCCAAGCTGTCCGTGAGCGTTCCCGTCGCGAGCGCCGAACAGGTCGGTATTCGTGCGGTTCTGAGCCCTGACGAGACGAAGGCCCTGTTCGACGTCCTCCGGGCACCGACGACCGACGAGGAAGACAAGTGGTCGCGCCGGATGAAAGACAACCAGGAAAAGCTCAAGGCCGGTGACATCCTGACCATCGCCGGAGTCGTCCGTGACCTGACCAGGCGCAGCGACGACCGCGGCCTCTCACTCGCTGAGCGCGAGCTCCTGCGCCACGCGCAGGGCCCGCTCGTCACCGAGATCGCACTCTCGCTTGAGATCGGCGTCGAAGAAGCAGAGGCAGCGCTGCACAAGGCCCTCGCGCCAGATTCCGCAGCCGAACCGAGCACCCCCGGTGCAACCGATGAGGCTACTGCGCTCGCCTAA
- a CDS encoding endo-1,4-beta-xylanase: MSFDHRRATTRLTVLDVDGSPLRDTDVALEQRSHQFAFGNIGFDFIPLANGENETPSRRDGFASASTEGLAGLADLWLDVFNTATLPFYWRIFEPVEGAPDTKRLRAAAAWFAERGVTVKGHPLTWHTLAPEWLGDKAEDEIEALQRGRIRRDVADFAGLIDTWDAINEVVIMPEFTAEQNGISRLAKKIGRVPIVRLAFEEARQTNPSATLILNDFDLSPAYEHLIEDVLDAGIRVDAIGLQTHMHQGYWGEETMLRMVDRFARFGLPLHLTETTLVSGHTMPPEIVDLNDYQIPSWPSTPEGEARQADEIERHYRSLVGHPAVQAITYWGITDDGAWLGAPAGLVRSDGTPKPSYDALKSLIKGEWWLPRTEVRTDSDGTVPLSGFFGDYTVQAKGKTTTVSLASGVDEAVVRLA, from the coding sequence ATGAGCTTCGACCACCGGCGGGCGACCACCAGACTCACGGTCCTCGACGTCGATGGCTCGCCGCTCAGGGACACGGACGTCGCGCTGGAGCAACGCAGCCACCAGTTCGCGTTCGGCAACATCGGGTTTGACTTCATCCCGCTGGCCAACGGCGAGAACGAAACCCCCTCCCGTCGCGATGGGTTCGCAAGCGCGTCCACCGAGGGACTCGCCGGATTGGCCGACCTCTGGCTCGACGTCTTCAACACGGCGACGCTTCCGTTTTACTGGCGAATCTTCGAGCCGGTCGAGGGAGCGCCGGACACGAAGCGACTCCGCGCAGCCGCAGCCTGGTTCGCCGAACGCGGCGTTACCGTGAAGGGGCATCCGCTCACCTGGCACACGCTCGCACCGGAATGGCTCGGAGACAAGGCAGAGGACGAGATCGAGGCGCTCCAGCGAGGGCGCATCCGACGGGATGTCGCCGACTTCGCAGGACTCATCGATACGTGGGATGCCATCAACGAGGTGGTGATCATGCCCGAGTTCACCGCGGAGCAAAACGGCATCTCACGGCTCGCGAAGAAGATCGGAAGGGTGCCCATCGTCCGGCTCGCTTTCGAGGAGGCACGACAGACCAACCCGTCGGCAACCTTGATCCTCAACGACTTCGATCTCTCGCCCGCCTATGAGCACCTCATTGAAGATGTGCTGGATGCCGGCATCCGAGTCGACGCGATCGGGCTCCAGACGCACATGCACCAGGGCTATTGGGGAGAAGAGACCATGCTCAGGATGGTCGACCGGTTTGCCCGCTTCGGGCTGCCGCTGCACCTGACCGAAACCACCCTCGTCTCTGGTCACACCATGCCGCCGGAGATCGTCGACCTCAACGATTACCAGATCCCGTCCTGGCCATCCACGCCGGAGGGTGAGGCCCGTCAGGCCGACGAGATCGAGCGGCACTATCGTTCCCTGGTCGGGCACCCGGCGGTTCAGGCAATCACCTACTGGGGGATCACCGACGACGGTGCCTGGCTCGGGGCGCCCGCTGGGCTGGTCCGATCGGACGGTACGCCGAAGCCCTCGTACGATGCGCTCAAGTCGCTCATCAAGGGGGAGTGGTGGCTGCCGAGAACCGAGGTTCGGACGGACAGTGACGGAACCGTGCCGCTGTCGGGATTCTTCGGCGACTACACGGTGCAGGCGAAGGGCAAGACCACGACTGTCTCGCTGGCTTCAGGCGTTGACGAGGCAGTGGTACGGCTGGCCTGA
- a CDS encoding PLD nuclease N-terminal domain-containing protein: MYIVLSALTFLLVVAALVDIITRQDWQVKHMPKMVWMLLVLFLPLIGSVLWFLIGREYDGSENTIDRPARRARPLQASHSPSDVQAPGYSARPRTTEEQLADLEREIEFHEKQARLHQLKAEVERRREPDGASGTPA, from the coding sequence ATGTACATCGTGCTCTCGGCCCTCACGTTCCTGCTCGTGGTCGCTGCCCTCGTCGACATCATCACGCGACAGGACTGGCAGGTGAAGCACATGCCCAAGATGGTCTGGATGTTGCTCGTCCTCTTCCTGCCGCTGATCGGCAGCGTCCTGTGGTTTCTCATCGGCCGTGAATACGACGGGAGTGAGAACACCATCGACCGCCCTGCCCGGCGCGCGCGACCGCTGCAAGCGTCACATTCGCCGAGTGATGTCCAAGCGCCCGGGTACAGTGCGCGTCCACGGACGACGGAGGAGCAGCTCGCGGACCTCGAGCGCGAGATCGAGTTCCACGAGAAGCAGGCGCGCCTTCACCAGCTGAAGGCAGAGGTCGAGCGCCGCCGTGAGCCCGACGGTGCAAGCGGAACCCCAGCGTGA
- a CDS encoding DoxX family protein: MDLALWITAGLLAAVFLIAGANKVFIPYEKLARAPGAGWVNDFSVRFVKGLGTVEILGAIGLVLPASVGIAPVLVPLAAVGLAIIMAGAAVVSFRRGETLHALLNLIYLAMALFVAWGRFGPESFG, from the coding sequence ATGGATCTCGCTCTGTGGATCACCGCTGGGTTACTTGCCGCTGTTTTCCTCATCGCAGGCGCCAACAAGGTGTTCATCCCGTACGAGAAGCTGGCCAGGGCGCCCGGAGCGGGATGGGTCAACGACTTCAGCGTCCGGTTCGTCAAGGGGCTTGGAACTGTGGAGATCCTCGGTGCCATCGGCTTGGTTCTGCCGGCGTCGGTCGGCATCGCACCAGTTCTGGTGCCGCTGGCGGCCGTCGGACTGGCGATCATCATGGCCGGCGCAGCGGTCGTGAGCTTTCGCCGAGGGGAGACGTTGCACGCCCTGTTGAATCTGATTTACCTCGCGATGGCACTGTTCGTCGCTTGGGGCCGATTCGGTCCCGAGTCTTTTGGATGA
- a CDS encoding sigma-70 family RNA polymerase sigma factor, with amino-acid sequence MAASDSDDVIAQAFDEQRGRLVAVASRMLGSRADAEDAVQEAWLKLSRQDATTIDNLAGWLTTVVGRVCIDILRSRKARREVAYDDRVPELLITDDSHGTPEDETALAESVGLALMVVLDTLSPAERLAFVLHDMFAVTFEEIGPIIGKSANASKMLASRARQKVQASPRPAEQRRHERSVVDAFLAAARDGDFEGLLRVLDPGVTWRTHTAHGVEVLVGAPAVATDAQRRARVRGQAHRVLVNGEPGIVAWSTTGIPIGVMGCTVVGDRIVEILSLRDPERLAAMNLPGHPD; translated from the coding sequence ATGGCGGCATCCGATTCTGACGACGTCATTGCACAGGCATTCGACGAACAGCGCGGCCGCCTGGTTGCGGTCGCCTCTCGGATGCTCGGTTCGCGAGCAGATGCCGAGGACGCGGTCCAGGAGGCATGGCTGAAACTGTCCCGCCAGGACGCGACAACGATCGACAACCTCGCCGGCTGGCTCACCACAGTGGTCGGCCGGGTATGTATCGACATACTCCGCTCACGCAAGGCCAGGCGCGAGGTCGCGTATGACGATCGGGTGCCGGAGTTGCTCATCACAGACGACAGCCACGGCACTCCCGAGGACGAAACGGCGCTCGCGGAATCGGTGGGGCTGGCGCTGATGGTCGTGCTCGATACCCTCAGCCCTGCCGAGCGACTGGCGTTTGTGCTGCACGACATGTTCGCTGTGACATTCGAGGAGATCGGTCCGATCATTGGAAAGTCCGCGAACGCGAGCAAGATGCTCGCCAGCCGGGCTCGCCAGAAAGTACAGGCTTCACCTCGCCCAGCCGAGCAAAGACGGCACGAGCGGTCGGTGGTCGACGCATTCCTCGCGGCGGCCAGGGACGGGGACTTCGAGGGGTTGCTGCGCGTGCTCGATCCGGGTGTGACCTGGCGCACGCACACGGCGCATGGCGTGGAGGTGCTCGTGGGAGCGCCCGCCGTGGCGACGGATGCACAGCGCAGAGCGCGTGTCAGAGGACAGGCGCATCGTGTCCTGGTCAACGGCGAGCCTGGCATCGTCGCGTGGAGCACAACCGGCATACCGATCGGCGTCATGGGATGCACCGTTGTCGGGGATCGCATCGTCGAGATTCTTTCGCTGCGTGACCCGGAGCGCCTCGCGGCGATGAACCTTCCCGGGCATCCCGACTAG